One window of Oncorhynchus kisutch isolate 150728-3 unplaced genomic scaffold, Okis_V2 Okis05a-Okis16b_hom, whole genome shotgun sequence genomic DNA carries:
- the LOC109881804 gene encoding protein aurora borealis, producing the protein MGDLPDVQITPETPGRAAIRNPFESPNDYHRLQESVVPSPSVFKSSKTSATTPAKFKWDIDEMSSLLPVDIDAEDIHRQSLYLSQTRMDSDIEEKRQNAIEQFFTKGAIVPSPWTEPTSKQKSAQMHFGKSSMSPLILEEPLPTKKTTVGCQTVLSLPVDFHLDKILGEYYRLKEVSQQDQVQETLSSSSLRRKLFLDGQGSGSESSNPPSPEGGGGEGEPPGGGDRDFLSPMSASPLSCPLSGMSALTPSTGLFSSSPIQGRYRTYSLGSVTSPLCPERSSPAGFQSPALSPIGPQFTQTPVAGERRKLSFVTPEGVPLDMDINSCTESPYVDGCSPIRFCSSLQPPGRTQVNPQLRPGARCWASPPTISPNPSLQPPGRTQVNPQLRPGAHCWASPPTISPNPSLLDQGNICPSTSLPPMEMGSCSPSPVPCVPRTSGGLLGMERLCEGGSGMDQPLLDSVKMEEEEEEVEENGEVEVDIPVEEEEEEGGVTPVGVRLTSSRVGASVMAAEASHLFVSLLAEGSSIPYDNSMQVDSGYNTYAGTASLIDAMSSDSQSKESFDAAHNPDEVFPHSRHTKTKTVFPQPH; encoded by the exons ATGGGAGATCTTCCAGATGTCCAGATCACTCCTGAGACTCCAGGGAGGGCAGCTATCCGTAACCCCTTCGAGAGCCCCAACGACTACCATCGCCTGCAAGAATCTGTGGTCCCCAGCCCCTCTGTCTTCAAGTCCTCCAAGACCTCCGCAACC ACACCAGCCAAGTTTAAATGGGACATAGATGAGATGTCTAGCCTGCTTCCTGTGGACATAGACGCTGAGGATATCCACCGCCAGTCCTTGTACCTCAGTCAGACCAG GATGGATTCTGACATCGAGGAGAAACGTCAGAATGCCATCGAGCAGTTTTTCACTAAAGGCGCCATTGTGCCTTCACCATGGACCGAACCAACAAGCAAACAGAAATCAGCACAGATGCACTTTGGGAAGA GTTCCATGTCCCCACTGATACTAGAAGAGCCACTACCAACTAAAAAAACCACAGTAGGCTGCCAGACAGTCCTGTCCTTACCTGTGGacttccacctggacaaaatattAG GAGAATACTACAGATTGAAGGAGGTGTCTCAGCAGGATCAGGTTCAGGAGACCCTGAGCTCCTCGTCTCTGAGACGGAAGTTGTTTCTGGATGGCCAAGGGAGTGGCTCGGAGTCCTCTAACCCCCCCAGcccagaaggaggaggaggggagggagagcccCCTGGGGGAGGGGATAGAGATTTCCTCTCACCCATGAgtgcctctcctctgtcctgcccGTTGTCTGGCATGTCTGCCCTGACCCCCTCCACT GGTCTTTTCTCGTCCAGCCCTATCCAGGGTCGTTACCGAACCTACAGCCTGGGAAGTGTCACCAGCCCCTTGTGCCCTGAGCGGTCTTCTCCTGCTGGCTTCCAGTCCCCTGCCCTGTCCCCCATCGGGCCCCAGTTCACACAGACACCCGTAGCAG gagagaggaggaagctgAGCTTCGTGACCCCTGAAGGTGTTCCCCTAGACATGGACATCAACTCCTGTACAGAGAGCCCCTATGTAGATGGCTGTTCCCCCATCCGCTTCTGCTCCTCCCTCCAGCCCCCGGGCCGGACCCAGGTCAACCCTCAGCTCAGACCCGGAGCCCGCTGCTGGGCCTCACCCCCAACCATCTCCCCCAACCCTTCCCTCCAGCCCCCGGGCCGGACCCAGGTCAACCCTCAGCTCAGACCCGGAGCCCACTGCTGGGCCTCACCCCCAACCATCTCCCCCAACCCTTCCCTCCTGGACCAGGGCAATATATGTCCTTCTACTTCACTACCACCCATGGAGATGGGCTCCTGTTCCCCCTCTCCGGTGCCGTGTGTACCCAGGACCAGTGGGGgtctgctggggatggagaggCTGTGTGAGGGGGGTTCGGGGATGGACCAGCCTCTGTTGGACTCAgtgaagatggaggaggaggaggaggaggtggaggagaacgGCGAGGTGGAAGTGGACATCcctgtggaagaggaggaggaggaaggaggtgtGACTCCTGTTGGTGTCCGGTTGACCAGCTCCCGTGTGGGGGCGAGCGTGATGGCAGCGGAGGCGTCTCATCTGTTTGTGTCTCTGCTAGCTGAAGGAAGCAGCATCCCTTATGATAACAGCATGCAG GTGGACAGTGGGTACAACACATACGCTGGCACCGCCAGCCTGATAGATGCCATGAGTTCAGACAGCCAGAGTAAGGAGTCGTTTGACGCAGCACACAACCCCGACGAGGTCTTCCCTCACAGCAGACACACTAAGACCAAG ACTGTTTTTCCTCAACCCCATTGA
- the LOC109881800 gene encoding mitotic-spindle organizing protein 1 — translation MASSANANNMNAVRETMDVLLEISRLLNTGLDMESLSICVRLCEQGINPEALSSVIKELRKASDSLKASDN, via the exons ATGGCTAGCAGTGCTAATGCTAACAACATGAATGCTGTCCGAGAAACGATGGATG TGCTGCTGGAGATCTCTAGGCTATTGAACACAGGACTGGACATggagtctctgtctatctgtgtcaGGCTGTGTGAGCAGGGCATCAACCCAGAGGCCCTGTCCTCTGTCATCAAGGAGCTACGTAAAGCCTCCGATTCACTAAAA GCCTCTGACAACTGA
- the LOC116359777 gene encoding protein aurora borealis-like — protein sequence MHDDVRVSVEVTITSEPVRVEEGGVWTDQSGVEEGCGPVRGREGGGVDPAKFKWDIDEMSSLLPVDIDAEDIHRQSLYLSQTRMDSDIEEKRQNAIEQFFTKGAIVPSPWTEPTSKQKSAQMHFGKSSMSPLILEEPLPTKKTTVGCQTVLSLPVDFHLDKILGEYYRLKEVSQQDQVQETLSSSSLRRKLFLDGQGSGSESSNPPSPEGGGGEGEPPGGGDRDFLSPMSASPLSCPLSGMSALTPSTGLFSSSPIQGRYRTYSLGSVTSPLCPERSSPAGFQSPALSPIGPQFTQTPVAGERRKLSFVTPEGVPLDMDINSCTESPYVDGCSPIRFCSSLQPPGRTQVNPQLRPGARCWASPPTISPNPSLQPPGRTQVNPQLRPGAHCWASPPTISPNPSLLDQGNICPSTSLPPMEMGSCSPSPVPCVPRTSGGLLGMERLCEGGSGMDQPLLDSVKMEEEEEEVEENGEVEVDIPVEEEEEEGGVTPVGVRLTSSRVGASVMAAEASHLFVSLLAEGSSIPYDNSMQVDSGYNTYAGTASLIDAMSSDSQSKESFDAAHNPDEVFPHSRHTKTKTVFPQPH from the exons ATGCACGATGATGTCAGAGTATCTGTAGAGGTTACAATCACATCAGAACCAGTCAGGGTAGAGGAAGGGGGGGTGTGGACGGACCAGTCAGGAGTAGAGGAGGGGTGTGGTCCAgtcagaggtagagagggggggggggtggacccAGCCAAGTTTAAATGGGACATAGATGAGATGTCTAGCCTGCTTCCTGTGGACATAGACGCTGAGGATATCCACCGCCAGTCCTTGTACCTCAGTCAGACCAG GATGGATTCTGACATCGAGGAGAAACGTCAGAATGCCATCGAGCAGTTTTTCACTAAAGGCGCCATTGTGCCTTCACCATGGACCGAACCAACAAGCAAACAGAAATCAGCACAGATGCACTTTGGGAAGA GTTCCATGTCCCCACTGATACTAGAAGAGCCACTACCAACTAAAAAAACCACAGTAGGCTGCCAGACAGTCCTGTCCTTACCTGTGGacttccacctggacaaaatattAG GAGAATACTACAGATTGAAGGAGGTGTCTCAGCAGGATCAGGTTCAGGAGACCCTGAGCTCCTCGTCTCTGAGACGGAAGTTGTTTCTGGATGGCCAAGGGAGTGGCTCGGAGTCCTCTAACCCCCCCAGcccagaaggaggaggaggggagggagagcccCCTGGGGGAGGGGATAGAGATTTCCTCTCACCCATGAgtgcctctcctctgtcctgcccGTTGTCTGGCATGTCTGCCCTGACCCCCTCCACT GGTCTTTTCTCGTCCAGCCCTATCCAGGGTCGTTACCGAACCTACAGCCTGGGAAGTGTCACCAGCCCCTTGTGCCCTGAGCGGTCTTCTCCTGCTGGCTTCCAGTCCCCTGCCCTGTCCCCCATCGGGCCCCAGTTCACACAGACACCCGTAGCAG gagagaggaggaagctgAGCTTCGTGACCCCTGAAGGTGTTCCCCTAGACATGGACATCAACTCCTGTACAGAGAGCCCCTATGTAGATGGCTGTTCCCCCATCCGCTTCTGCTCCTCCCTCCAGCCCCCGGGCCGGACCCAGGTCAACCCTCAGCTCAGACCCGGAGCCCGCTGCTGGGCCTCACCCCCAACCATCTCCCCCAACCCTTCCCTCCAGCCCCCGGGCCGGACCCAGGTCAACCCTCAGCTCAGACCCGGAGCCCACTGCTGGGCCTCACCCCCAACCATCTCCCCCAACCCTTCCCTCCTGGACCAGGGCAATATATGTCCTTCTACTTCACTACCACCCATGGAGATGGGCTCCTGTTCCCCCTCTCCGGTGCCGTGTGTACCCAGGACCAGTGGGGgtctgctggggatggagaggCTGTGTGAGGGGGGTTCGGGGATGGACCAGCCTCTGTTGGACTCAgtgaagatggaggaggaggaggaggaggtggaggagaacgGCGAGGTGGAAGTGGACATCcctgtggaagaggaggaggaggaaggaggtgtGACTCCTGTTGGTGTCCGGTTGACCAGCTCCCGTGTGGGGGCGAGCGTGATGGCAGCGGAGGCGTCTCATCTGTTTGTGTCTCTGCTAGCTGAAGGAAGCAGCATCCCTTATGATAACAGCATGCAG GTGGACAGTGGGTACAACACATACGCTGGCACCGCCAGCCTGATAGATGCCATGAGTTCAGACAGCCAGAGTAAGGAGTCGTTTGACGCAGCACACAACCCCGACGAGGTCTTCCCTCACAGCAGACACACTAAGACCAAG ACTGTTTTTCCTCAACCCCATTGA
- the LOC109881803 gene encoding exosome complex exonuclease RRP44-like — protein MDKHKQSALCNNLNYRHKMAQYAQRASVAYHTQLFFKSRGILNEEGFILFVRKNAIIVLIPKFGLEGTVFFENKDKPSPKLIFNEEAPSLTVEGHSFNMFDKVKVTISLDASNVQHQKIRMSLVEPVISGVSVAPSEPEPEVKRAKLDR, from the exons ATGGACAAACACAAGCAGTCTGCCCTCTGCAACAACCTCAACTACAGACACAAGATGGCCCAGTACGCACAGCGAGCCTCTGTAGCCTACCACACACAG CTGTTCTTCAAGAGCAGAGGCATCCTGAACGAAGAGGGCTTCATCCTGTTTGTGAGGAAGAACGCCATCATCGTCCTCATCCCTAAGTTTGGTCTGGAGGGAACGGTGTTCTTTGAGAACAAAGATAAACCCAGCCCCAAACTGATCTTCAACGAAGAG gctccTAGTCTGACGGTGGAGGGCCACTCCTTCAACATGTTTGACAAGGTCAAAGTGACCATCAGTCTGGATGCGTCCAACGTCCAGCACCAGAAGATAAGGATGTCCCTGGTCGAACCTGTG ATCTCTGGAGTGAGTGTGGCACCGTCTGAACCAGAACCAGAGGTCAAGAGAGCTAAACTGGACCGTTGA